The genomic window GTGGCAATTGGCACCAATAGGCTGCATGTCTGTGCTCGGTTTTTGTCTTTGCGGGCTTGCCATGTTTGGGGTTCTTGCATCGGTACGCGTCAATGATGCCCACATTATGCGTTTCAATTATGGAGCAATAATGGATTTCTCTATACAGATTTCGCTGCGCTTGCGGTGACCGGCGTGCATGAAACACCAAAAAAAATAGTAGGACAAATTTGTGGAAATAGGCGGTCCTCCATTTTTTCTCCACATTCGGGATTTATTCTGAGGTCTGCTTTAGTTTCATCGAGGCAAAAAACGCGCTTGAAGATACGCACTATGGGCCAGATTGAAGGAGACCTAAAATGAAGACTAGCTTACCAAACCGGCGCACATTAGCGCTGCCAGCGCTACTGCGCTTACTCGCAGTGGCGGGCGCAACGGCGCTGCCAGCCTATGCTGCTGCGCCCGTTGCGCAGCCCAACGAAGAAGGTGCTGCTTTGACCTTTAGCAGCACTGGTAGCATAGACACGAATAATCCATTTTTTAAGCCCTTTGGCAATGGCCGCGCTTGCGCCAGTTGCCATCAGGAGAGCCAGGGCTGGAGCGTCTCGCCTGCCGCATTGCAGGCGAGATTCACGCAAAGCAATGGCAACGACCCCATTTTCAAGCTCAATGATGGTGCCAACTCACCGAACGCCACTATCACCAGCCTGGAGCAAAAACGTGCTGCCTATAATTTGTTGCTATCCAAGGGCTTGATACGGGTCGGCTTGGCGATGCCTGCCGCGGCTGAATTTACCCTGGTCAAAGTGGAAGACCCGTATGGATACGCCAGTGCCAAAGAATTGTCGCTATTTCGCCGGCCTTTGCCGACCACCAACCTGAAATTTCAAAACACCGTGATGTGGGATGCGCGTGAAACCTTGATCGATGCACAATCCAAACTCTGCATTATCGGTAGCCGTCCAGCCAAGTGCTTTGCTCCGGTTGATGTCGACTTGCTGCATCAATCGAATAGCGCAGTGACCGGGCATGCTCAGGCCGCACAAGGCTTGACTGCAGCCGAACAACGCGCCATCGTTGATTTTGAAAAAACCTTATTCACCGCGCAGATCAGCAGCAAAGTTGCCGGTAGCCTCGATGCCGCAGGCGGCAAGGGCGGGCCACTGGCTTTGGCGCAAAACAATTTTTACTTTGGCATCAATGATGTACAAGAGGGCGATTATCAAACCGGTGCCGCTTTCAATCGCGCTGCCTTTTCCTTGTTCGGTGCCTGGCGTGGTCTGGATGTGCGTCCGCCACCACCGCCAGCGATCCCGGGGCGGCCAAGACCACCGGCTCCGCCGCCAGTAAGCAGCACCGATCTGGCACGCGCTTCAATTGCGCGTGGAGAGGCGATTTTCAATAACAAGCCATTTAATATCAGCGGGGTCGGCGGTTTTAATGATGAGTTACGGCGTCCTTTGCAGCGAGGCACTTGTACCAGTTGCCACAACACGCCGAATGTTGGCAGCAGTTCGGTGCCGCGCTTGTTTAACACCGGCACCTCCGACGCCCGCTTGCGTACTCCCGATCTGCCCTTGTACACGCTAAAAAATATCGCCACTGGCGAAGTGGTGCAGACCTCTGATCCGGGTAGCGCGATGCAGACCGGTAAATGGAAGGACATAGGGCGCGTCAAGGTGCCTAGCCTGAGAGCTCTTGAGGCCCGCTCGCCGTATTTTCACAATGGCTCGGTCAATGATCTGACGGCGCTGGTGAAGTTTTACGATAAGCGTTTTGGCATAGGTTTTACGCCGCAAGAGGTCGTCGATCTGACAGAGTTTCTGAAAGTGTTGTAATTTTTTAGAAAGCGTATGGCCGCCCACGCAAGCGCCATGCGCCTGCTGGCGGCATCGCCCCGCTAAGGCGCATGGGCTATGCGTGGCTGGCTTCGCTAGTTTGTCGGGAACAAAAGCTTTGCTGACGGTGCCAGACCAAAATTTCATTAATTGGCATGGGTTTGGCGACATGATAACCCTGTGCAAAATTGATCCCAAATGTACGAAGCAAATTGAGCGTTTCGATATTTTCGACAAATTCGGCAATAGTGAGCTTACCCGTCAGGTGAGCGATTTCATTGATGCTACGTACCATGGCACAATCGACTGCATCGGTCGCCATGTCTTTGACAAATTGCCCGTCTATCTTTAAATAATCCACAGGCAAATGTTTGAGATAGGCCATGGAAGACATGCCACTGCCAAAATCATCAAGTGAGCTGTGAGCGCCGCGCTGGTGCAACAGTTTAAAAAATTCTAATGCAATGTCGATATTTCCGATCGCGGCCGTTTCTGTGATTTCAAACGAGATTTTATTCGCAGGTACATGGCTTTGCTCAAGCGCAGCTGCGACGAAATGATGGAAGTCACGATCGCCTACTGTTTTCCCCGACAAATTGATTGCAATAGTCTCTATTTCAGAAATATCATTTTGATGGGCGTTCATCCATTCAAAAACATGAGTCACTACCCAGCGGTCGACCTGTGCTACCAAACCATAGCGCTCCGCCGCCGGGATAAACGCAGCGGGTGACACAAGTTTGCCGTCGTTCTCCCTCAAGCGAAGCAATACCTCAAAATGCAATTCTTTTCCGGCATCGGCATCCAATCGTATGATCGGCTGCGCAAAGAGTTCAAATCTATTTTCATCGATGCCTTGTTGCAGGCGTGTTGCCCACTGCATTTGATCGTGTTGAGCCAGGACCGCCTTATCCATATCTTCGTAAATATGGACGCGTCCCCGACCTTCATCCTTGGCCGCAAAACATGCCCCATCGGCAGCCTGCTGTGCTGCTTGCGCAGTCTCCCAGCGACTATCCAAGGGGGCGACACCGATGCTGGCACCAACCCGAAAAAATTTACCATCTTGCTGAAATCGTATTTGTGCGACCTTATCGCATACCGTTTGCGCAATCCTTTGAGCAATGTTTACGTCGCAGTCTTCCAATAAGAGGGCAAACTCATCGCCTCCCAGACGCGCTACCGTGTCCTTTGCCCGCACACTTTTCAACAGCAGCTCTGATACTTCTCTCAACAGCGCATCACCCGCGGCGTGGCCACAGCTATCGTTGACGATCTTAAACTGGTCAAGGTCAATACAACACAAGGCATGGCTAGTACCTGTGGAGATCGATGAATCAAACAGCTCCAACAGCAAACGATCAAATTCGGCACGGTTGGCTAATCCGGTGAGATGGTCGTGGGTCGCTCGCCGTTCCACCTCTTGTCTTAAGATGCGTTGCCCGGTGACGTCTCTAAAAACCATCACAACCCCTGTGATGACATTGCCAGAAGTAAAAATGGGGGCCGCAGAATCTTCCACTGCGTATTCGTTACCGTTTCTACTGATTAATACGGTGTCGCGCGCGAGCCCTACAATAGCGCGTTCTTGAAGACAGTGAGCAATCGGATTTTTTGCAGCGAGACGGCTGTGTTGATTAATAATATTGAAAACAGTGGTGACCGGTAGACCTATGGCATCGTTCAGTCGCCAGCCCGTTAATTGTTCTGCAATCGGGTTCAGATACTGTATTTTTTCAAATTCATCGGTCGTGATAACGGCATCACCAATAGAACTGAGCGTGACCCGTGTTCGCTCGTATTCATTGGCTAAAGCAATTTCCAGAGACTTACGTTCGCTGATATCTTTGATGTAACCATGCCATAAGGTACTGCCATCCGAGCGCGATTCTGGCGTGGCCTGGCCCTCAAGCCAAAGCATGCCACGCTTCGGTAAAATTACACGGTATTGTTGATGCCATACCGTAAGGTTTTTTGCCGATTCTGCGATTCCTTGGGAGATCGCATCGAGGTCATCCGGATGCACTCGCTTAAACGCCAAGTCAGAATTTCTTTGAACTTGCAGCGGGCTTAACTCATAAATGTTACGGATGCCCTCGCTGGCATAAGGAAAACGAGAGCTGCCATCGGCGCATAAAAGAAATTGATAAAGTGCGCCAGGAACTTGCTCGGTTGCCTTCCTGATTCGAAAAAGCTCATCTTCAAGACGTTGACGTTCATTTACCCGGATGACTACACACTCGGTGATTGCCGCATCAGCTTGATGACGTGTGATTGCATTTAACAGTACCGGTATTTGTTGCCCGTTTTCAGCCTCTAAGTTAATGGCAATTTCTTCGACATGGCCATGAATATGCAGCATCGCCATTACTTGCATGTGAAACATTAATTTGTTGGCCGATGACAGCAGTTGATCAAGAGGCTTACCGGGTAAATTCTCCTGAGGCGTACCTAGCATTACTGCCAGCGTGCGATTAACCGCGACCAATCGCAAGCTGCTGTCGAAAGAAAAAAACCCGCAGGGGGCATCGTCGACATTGAATGTAGATATGCTCATGAAAAATAAAGCTTCAGTTAGAATTTTCTAAGAACTGTTTGATCAGCTCAGTGGTTTCTTCGGGATGGCTCATGTGAGGGCAGTGACCTGTTGCCTTCATCTGCACTAAAGTACTTTGGGATAAATGCTTGCTGAGATATTCGCCGACTTCTAGCGGCGCAACTGAATCATGCTGGCACTGAAGTAGCAAGCAGGGCTTATCAAAATTGTCTAAATCTGCGCGATTGTCGGCCAGAAAAGTCGCCTCGGCAAAGCGTTTGGCAATCGGTGGATCCATTGCGCAAAAGCTGGCCTCCAGTTCCTGAGCCAACGCGGGTTGATCTGGATTTTTCGCCACCACGCCAGCCAGATAATTAGCCCAGCCGGGTTGATTGCGCGAAATTATGTCTAATAAACCTTCGATATCTGCAGGCTCAAAACCGCCAACATAGTTTGGCGGATCATTTAAATAGCGTGGCGAAGGGCAAATCATGACTAATCGTTCTATGCGCTGCGGCATTTTTGAGGCGGCCAGCAGACAGATCATGCTGCTCACCGAATGGCCAACGAGAATCACGTGGTGTAGATCTAGTGCATCGCATAATTCAATAATGTCTTGCGCATATCCGCTTAGTGAAGAATATCTATCGGGATCGTAGGCATCCAGATCTGATTGGCCAGCGCCGACATAATCGAAAAGGATGACTTTGAAATTTTCGTCGAAGGCAGGGCTGACTTTACGCCACATAACCTGATCGCATCCATAACCATGGGCAAAAATGATCGCTTGAGAGCCATTGCCAGATATACGAACGTTGTTTCTTTGCAAGATATTCATAGGAGGGCCTTTGTAATTGGAGTAAGAATGGAGTAAGAGTCGATCAATGTTATCAAGACCGGCTCCGGTACTATTCTTGAGCAGGGTGCGTCTACCCGTAAGAGCTATTCTGCCAATAAATCGATAGTACTATTGTGCCTTATTTAATAAATCTGGTGGCGGCTCATTGTTAAAAGAAGTGTGTCTTTGGTGTAATTTTAAATAGGCGGTGTTCGATAACATTGCCTACTCCGATCCTGGGATATCGTGTTTTTATAGTCTCCACTTTCGGCTAAAGGCTTTGACAAAGCGCTTGGCCTGTTTCTACAATGGCGGCGCTATCATCAACCTCCAGAGGCTGCGTCATCGAGCATTCCACCCCCATCATTTTGCAGCTGACCGAGTTAGAGTTTGCTTATCCAGAGCGTCCGCTTTTCAAGGATTTTTCCGCCAGTATCGCGGCCGGCGTGAGCCTGATACGTGGCGGCGATGGTGTCGGTAAAAGTAGTCTGCTGCGTCTGCTGGCGGGCCAATTGCCAGCGCAGCGCGGGCAACTTATTCTCAAGGGCATAGCGCTGGAGCAGCAGCCTGAACTGTATCGGCAACAGCTGTTTTATGGTGATCCTCAGGCGCTAGCCGCGGCGCACGATCAATGCAGTCCTGACGCCTATTTTGCCAACGTGGCGGCGCGCTATCCTCAGTTTGATAGCGCCTATCTGGCCGAGCTGATCGTGCAGCTGGGCTTGAGCCCGCATATGGGCAAGACCCTGTACATGCTGTCGACCGGCATCAAGCGCAAAGTCTGGCTGGCCGCCGCGTTCGCCTCCGGTGCGGCGCTCACTTTGCTCGACGATCCTTACGCCGCCCTGGATCAAACTTCGATACGCGCCGTGCTACACATCCTAAAAAGTTTTTCCGGGCAAACGCAGCGCGCCATCGTCTACAGCCATTACGAGCAAGCGGCCGGATTGGGATTGGCCAGCGTGATCGATCTTGGCGATTAAAAGTGGGGATCAGACACGGCATTAAACAAGGCATGCTCTAACACGCATATTCCATGCGGGTTTACAGAGCATCGTGCCTGTAGCCCGCGTGGAATATGCGCGTTGGCGCGGGTGGTTTTTAAATTTCTAATGTTTGCGTTATCTTTCCCTCGCGATGACCTATGGCGTAGAGCGCTGTCTTATGCTTAGCCAAAGCCCTTCACTCAAACCCTATTGAAAAAAGAATACAGCCCCCAATATCCCATTCATGTTATTTTGCTTATAATTGTTTAATGTCATCTGCCTGAGACTTTGCTGAGCGATACTGGAAATTAGTCAGCGCTAAGCTGTCACAAGGCCTCACATTTTTTTTGGGATTTTAAATGCTACTTGGTGATTTACAGCACACCACACTGACGCTGCCTGCGGTGTTGGAACAGGGCCTAGCGTATTTACGCGCTACCGATTTTAGTCAGATGGTGGCCGGCAAATATCCTATAGATGGCGAGAATATGTTCGCGCTGGTGCAAGATCCTGTGACGCAAGCCTGGGACACCGGCCTGCCTGAGTTTCATGCGCGCTATCTGGATATTCAATGTCTGTTGGAGGGCGAAGAGGCTATCGGTTATGCGCCCGCCGATCGCAGTTTGGCGAGGATCACCGATCATTTGGTCGAACGTGATATCGCCTTTGTCGCGCAACAAGCCGGCGAGACGCGGCTGCTGATGCGGCCTGGTATGTATGCGATATTCTTCCCAGGTGAATTGCACCGGCCTTGCCGCGCAGCGGGCTTGCCTATGCAGATTAAAAAAGTTGTCATCAAAATTTCGGCTGAACTCTTGCAGTCTTAATCTTCCACTAAATTATTTTTCCGTATTTATTTTTTATAATTATTTTTTCGATTTAAGCACTTTCATTTTTTGGAGTCCTCTCATGAAAAAACTACTCAGTATCGCCATCCTCGCCGCTACTTTGTCTGGCTGCGGCTACAACTCTTTGCAATCGCAAGATGAGGCGGTCAATGCGGCCTGGTCCGAGGTTTTGAATCAATACCAGCGCCGCGCCGATCTGGTGCCCAATCTGGTGAATGTGGTCAAGGGCTATGCCAAGCATGAAGAAGAAGTTTTGTTGGGCGTGACCGAAGCGCGCGCCAAGGTCGGCAGCATGCAGATCACACCCGAGTTAGCGAAAGACGAAGTGGCTTTGAAAAAATTTCAGGAAGCGCAAGCCGGCATGACATCGGCGCTGTCGCGCTTGATGGTGGTGGCGGAGAAATATCCAGATCTGAAAGCGAATGAAAATTTCCGTGATCTGTCGGCGCAGTTAGAAGGCACAGAAAACCGCATCACGGTCTCGCGCAATCGCTACATCAAGGAAGTGCAAAGCTTTAATACCACGGCACGCTCTTTTCCGACTAACTTGACGGCCAAAATGTTCGGTCTCAACGTTAAG from Undibacterium parvum includes these protein-coding regions:
- a CDS encoding alpha/beta fold hydrolase, with the translated sequence MNILQRNNVRISGNGSQAIIFAHGYGCDQVMWRKVSPAFDENFKVILFDYVGAGQSDLDAYDPDRYSSLSGYAQDIIELCDALDLHHVILVGHSVSSMICLLAASKMPQRIERLVMICPSPRYLNDPPNYVGGFEPADIEGLLDIISRNQPGWANYLAGVVAKNPDQPALAQELEASFCAMDPPIAKRFAEATFLADNRADLDNFDKPCLLLQCQHDSVAPLEVGEYLSKHLSQSTLVQMKATGHCPHMSHPEETTELIKQFLENSN
- a CDS encoding cytochrome C, with translation MKTSLPNRRTLALPALLRLLAVAGATALPAYAAAPVAQPNEEGAALTFSSTGSIDTNNPFFKPFGNGRACASCHQESQGWSVSPAALQARFTQSNGNDPIFKLNDGANSPNATITSLEQKRAAYNLLLSKGLIRVGLAMPAAAEFTLVKVEDPYGYASAKELSLFRRPLPTTNLKFQNTVMWDARETLIDAQSKLCIIGSRPAKCFAPVDVDLLHQSNSAVTGHAQAAQGLTAAEQRAIVDFEKTLFTAQISSKVAGSLDAAGGKGGPLALAQNNFYFGINDVQEGDYQTGAAFNRAAFSLFGAWRGLDVRPPPPPAIPGRPRPPAPPPVSSTDLARASIARGEAIFNNKPFNISGVGGFNDELRRPLQRGTCTSCHNTPNVGSSSVPRLFNTGTSDARLRTPDLPLYTLKNIATGEVVQTSDPGSAMQTGKWKDIGRVKVPSLRALEARSPYFHNGSVNDLTALVKFYDKRFGIGFTPQEVVDLTEFLKVL
- a CDS encoding YhcH/YjgK/YiaL family protein is translated as MLLGDLQHTTLTLPAVLEQGLAYLRATDFSQMVAGKYPIDGENMFALVQDPVTQAWDTGLPEFHARYLDIQCLLEGEEAIGYAPADRSLARITDHLVERDIAFVAQQAGETRLLMRPGMYAIFFPGELHRPCRAAGLPMQIKKVVIKISAELLQS
- a CDS encoding LemA family protein — translated: MKKLLSIAILAATLSGCGYNSLQSQDEAVNAAWSEVLNQYQRRADLVPNLVNVVKGYAKHEEEVLLGVTEARAKVGSMQITPELAKDEVALKKFQEAQAGMTSALSRLMVVAEKYPDLKANENFRDLSAQLEGTENRITVSRNRYIKEVQSFNTTARSFPTNLTAKMFGLNVKPNFSVENEKAISAAPKVDFNTEKK
- a CDS encoding ABC transporter ATP-binding protein yields the protein MAALSSTSRGCVIEHSTPIILQLTELEFAYPERPLFKDFSASIAAGVSLIRGGDGVGKSSLLRLLAGQLPAQRGQLILKGIALEQQPELYRQQLFYGDPQALAAAHDQCSPDAYFANVAARYPQFDSAYLAELIVQLGLSPHMGKTLYMLSTGIKRKVWLAAAFASGAALTLLDDPYAALDQTSIRAVLHILKSFSGQTQRAIVYSHYEQAAGLGLASVIDLGD
- a CDS encoding EAL domain-containing protein, encoding MSISTFNVDDAPCGFFSFDSSLRLVAVNRTLAVMLGTPQENLPGKPLDQLLSSANKLMFHMQVMAMLHIHGHVEEIAINLEAENGQQIPVLLNAITRHQADAAITECVVIRVNERQRLEDELFRIRKATEQVPGALYQFLLCADGSSRFPYASEGIRNIYELSPLQVQRNSDLAFKRVHPDDLDAISQGIAESAKNLTVWHQQYRVILPKRGMLWLEGQATPESRSDGSTLWHGYIKDISERKSLEIALANEYERTRVTLSSIGDAVITTDEFEKIQYLNPIAEQLTGWRLNDAIGLPVTTVFNIINQHSRLAAKNPIAHCLQERAIVGLARDTVLISRNGNEYAVEDSAAPIFTSGNVITGVVMVFRDVTGQRILRQEVERRATHDHLTGLANRAEFDRLLLELFDSSISTGTSHALCCIDLDQFKIVNDSCGHAAGDALLREVSELLLKSVRAKDTVARLGGDEFALLLEDCDVNIAQRIAQTVCDKVAQIRFQQDGKFFRVGASIGVAPLDSRWETAQAAQQAADGACFAAKDEGRGRVHIYEDMDKAVLAQHDQMQWATRLQQGIDENRFELFAQPIIRLDADAGKELHFEVLLRLRENDGKLVSPAAFIPAAERYGLVAQVDRWVVTHVFEWMNAHQNDISEIETIAINLSGKTVGDRDFHHFVAAALEQSHVPANKISFEITETAAIGNIDIALEFFKLLHQRGAHSSLDDFGSGMSSMAYLKHLPVDYLKIDGQFVKDMATDAVDCAMVRSINEIAHLTGKLTIAEFVENIETLNLLRTFGINFAQGYHVAKPMPINEILVWHRQQSFCSRQTSEASHA